The sequence below is a genomic window from Deltaproteobacteria bacterium.
GTATTGGCTGGGCATCGATGCCAACATTAACTCGTTGCCAGTGGCGGCGGTCGGTATCGGGATCGGCATCGACTACGGCTACTATGTGCTGTCGCGCATTGTCGAGGAATTTCAGCGCCTCGGCGATCATGACCGTGCTATCGAAGAGGCCCTAATGACGACCGGGCGAGCGATCATGTTCACCGGCACGACGCTGACCGTAAGCGTCATTTTCTGGATCTTCTTCCCGATGAAATTCCAGTCGGAAATGGCCATGTTGCTGGCACTGCTGTTATTTCTGCACGTCGTCGGCGCCTTGGCTTTCATCCCGGGGGTGGTCTCGCTACTCAAGCCGCGCTTCCCGCTTCCCAACAAAATCATGATGATCGTCTTGTTCGTGACCTTCGGTCCGGCGGCGATTCTCTACTATACCGACCATGCCAACTTGCTCACTCTCGGCGTAGTTGCCGTCACTGTCGCCATTGGCGAACATTGGTGGGCGACGAAAAATAACGTGGGGATGGAGCTGCGCGACTAAGGTCGCCAAAAGAAGAGGGGTACTCTGGCACCCTTCTTTCACGAGGGCGACGCACCTGTCGCCCTTTTTATTTGTGCGCACGCATTTGCCTTCTGCCGGAATCTGGAATAAACCTAGTCGGCTGGGAGTTATGGCACGATGAGTATGATCGAAGTCGAAAATGTGACGAAACGGTTCGGGCCGATCCTCGCGGTCGATCATATTTCCTTTACGATCGACCGCGGCGAGGTGGTCGGCTTCCTGGGGCCGAATGGTGCCGGCAAAACCACGACTATGCGGATTCTTGCCGGGTTCTTCCCACCTACGTCCGGGCGTGCCAGTGTCGGACAGTTCGATGTCGTCTCGCAGTCGTTTCAAGTCCGGCAGATGATCGGCTACTTTCCCGAACGAGTGTCCGTCTATCCGGATCTGCCGGTGCGCAGTTTCCTCGATTTCGTGGCCGAAGCGAAAGACGTTCCGCGCGCGCAGCGGAAAAGCGAAATCGCCCGGGTCGTCGAAGCGTGCGGATTGGAAAGAGTCAAAGATCGGGTGATCGGGCATCTGTCGAAAGGCTACCGGCAACGTGTCGGTATCGCGCAGGCGCTGTTGCATAAGCCGCAGGTGCTGATTCTCGACGAGCCGACTATCGGCCTGGACCCCGAACAAGTCGTGGAGATTCGTAAACTCATTCGCGACCTGGGCACGGAGCGAACGGTCATCCTTTCCACGCATATTCTCTCTGAAGTGAGTTCGGTGTGCGACCGCGTGATCGTAATAGATCGAGGAAAGATCTTGGCCTCCGAGTCGCTCGCCAATCTCCGCGCGCAATTGCAAGGCACCCGCCAAGTCCGCGTGGATATTGAGGGACCGGAGGCGCAAATTTTCGGAGTTCTCCAGTCCCTGCCTGGCGTCGAAAGCCTACGGCGTACAAGTCCCGACACGGAATCCCTGTCGTTCGTCATCGACTACCAAGGAGAAGACATCCGTAAACGATTGAGTAAAACTATCCTCGATCACGATTGGGGCCTGCTAGAAATTCGCTCCTTGGAGCCGACTTTGGAAGACATGTATCTCCAGTTGATCCGTCTCGAAGAAAGCCGGCTTGAGTCAATGCGGTGAGGAAGTACCGTTCTCCTACCTTATAACCTGATGTTGCCATACGCTTATGAAATCCCTCTGCGTCTTTAAGAAAGAACTCCGCCTCTACTTCGGATCGTTTATCGCCTATTCTCTGGCGACGGCATTTTTGCTGCTGACCGGATACTTCTTCTACACCGACATGGTCTTCTACGACCTATTTGGCGATTTCATGGACATTACCGCCTCGTTGTGGGCGTACTATTTCCAAGACGTGCGC
It includes:
- a CDS encoding ATP-binding cassette domain-containing protein translates to MIEVENVTKRFGPILAVDHISFTIDRGEVVGFLGPNGAGKTTTMRILAGFFPPTSGRASVGQFDVVSQSFQVRQMIGYFPERVSVYPDLPVRSFLDFVAEAKDVPRAQRKSEIARVVEACGLERVKDRVIGHLSKGYRQRVGIAQALLHKPQVLILDEPTIGLDPEQVVEIRKLIRDLGTERTVILSTHILSEVSSVCDRVIVIDRGKILASESLANLRAQLQGTRQVRVDIEGPEAQIFGVLQSLPGVESLRRTSPDTESLSFVIDYQGEDIRKRLSKTILDHDWGLLEIRSLEPTLEDMYLQLIRLEESRLESMR